From the genome of Yersinia enterocolitica, one region includes:
- a CDS encoding beta-1,3-glucosyltransferase translates to MLTRKFKKLIRNPKLFFSDMLVKRENKIKKIMLKKYNGTHQYTIISAVYNVGRYLDEYFKSIINQHMDFKKSIHIILVDDGSTDSSAQIIKSWQKKYPLNITYIYKENGGQASARNLGLDHANTEWVTFIDPDDIIDQNYFSSIDIFINKNINKKLDLIGCNLIFYFDATNQYKDTHPLKYRFAKEETLVPINNLGKQIQLSASSAIFRLSNIKDNNISFDVDIKPNYEDAHFITKYLFPLDYGNAAFLKKAKYYYRKRSDGTSTLDSSWEKPGLYDIVLRKGCIESMQRYLQSGRPIPESLQLQVLYHIFWYLRRFINHEYKLSFLDNEKIEEFEKNIYDIFSMIDDKIIMQFGLAGCWFYHKVGMLSCFKKSEPPFQIVYIESYDKNKGLAQLRYFTDKHELEHVTINDVDTIPVFIKNIKHKFLSNDFVNERRLWVKFESKSVIKISICGKPARISLSGKQEKDGVRGDAIIKHFNAIIPKYKTSEKYKNSWILMDRDTHADDNAEHLYRHIKINHPEIKMFYVLRSSSHDWTRLEQENFSLLDFGSEEHKSALESCSKVISSHADYCVTNFLGPKMLSGRHFIFLQHGVTKDDLSGWLNQKENIDCFITASKPEFDSITSNNSQYKFGKKEVVLTGFPRHDKLLKSVWNSNKKILIMPTWRSSIVGKANKEGSERELNPLFMSSCYAKHWYNLLHSPDLYRIYLKYGYEVIFYPHVNILPYLSKFNIPEFIKVGNQDNKGMQELFNEASLLVTDYSSVAFDMAVQSKPTIYYQFDEDTVFQGSHTYAKGYYDYRKDGFGPVVTNKNDFFLELNILLKNSAKPSKQIKKRINDTFQNRDGNNCERVFNAIEALDKPLPTDFIDVDILFEYATHASNSKNWNLALSRWSLVLNSGNEQQKNEATVQKIVSLNNLGNINLALEVINEYYGHDKSIWPEPVLREYAFIQMKLQQWELSAECWAMLPNRSNEDTIYFLQSIAEQSNAAKFDHIYKRLNFGTSEKHSLLSKSWYYICHGEWSNTIDLIENNSVDFINCDFSRLQSYIMLARCNREMGNYDIARKKLELASKIPGDKIALNYENAKISFLEEKWIKVTQQINNKNIDIVSISDELIITYIKGLRLQGNNSEAAVVLDKLPIKTFDNQEFLFELGEINYLLKKWDASAKVWSKLLTNYDIANYRLAHSYRMLGMIEEAITLIQNSKNRFPDSIDEWILRAELAQLCCKWDEAIHCWSSILHYYPDNAPQDSWSRLHNSQMMLILSKVAE, encoded by the coding sequence ATGCTTACCAGAAAGTTTAAAAAATTAATACGCAATCCAAAATTATTCTTCTCGGACATGTTAGTAAAGCGAGAAAATAAAATAAAAAAAATAATGCTAAAAAAATATAATGGCACCCATCAATATACTATAATCTCAGCAGTATATAATGTCGGAAGATATCTAGATGAATACTTTAAAAGTATTATTAATCAACACATGGATTTCAAAAAAAGCATTCACATAATTTTAGTCGATGATGGTTCAACTGATAGCTCAGCACAAATAATAAAATCCTGGCAAAAAAAATACCCATTAAATATAACTTATATATATAAGGAAAATGGTGGGCAAGCATCTGCACGAAACCTTGGTTTAGATCATGCTAATACAGAATGGGTAACGTTCATTGACCCTGATGATATAATTGATCAAAATTATTTTTCGTCAATTGATATTTTCATTAATAAAAATATCAATAAAAAATTAGATTTAATAGGTTGTAATCTAATATTTTACTTTGATGCTACAAATCAATATAAAGACACTCACCCATTAAAATATAGATTTGCAAAAGAGGAAACGTTAGTTCCAATAAATAACTTAGGAAAACAAATTCAGTTATCTGCAAGTTCTGCTATTTTTAGACTGTCTAATATCAAGGATAACAATATATCGTTTGATGTAGATATAAAACCTAACTATGAAGATGCTCACTTTATAACAAAATATCTTTTTCCTCTAGATTATGGTAATGCAGCATTTTTAAAGAAAGCCAAATACTATTATCGAAAAAGAAGTGATGGTACATCCACTTTAGATAGCTCATGGGAAAAACCAGGGTTATACGATATAGTTTTACGAAAAGGCTGTATCGAGTCAATGCAGCGCTACCTTCAATCAGGTAGACCTATTCCAGAATCACTACAGCTTCAGGTTTTATATCATATTTTTTGGTATCTAAGAAGATTTATAAACCATGAGTATAAACTTTCATTTTTAGATAATGAAAAAATTGAAGAGTTTGAAAAAAATATATATGATATTTTCTCAATGATCGATGATAAGATCATTATGCAGTTCGGACTTGCAGGGTGTTGGTTCTATCATAAGGTTGGTATGTTATCATGCTTTAAAAAAAGTGAACCTCCATTTCAAATAGTATATATAGAGTCATATGACAAAAATAAAGGTCTTGCTCAATTACGCTATTTTACAGATAAACATGAACTTGAACATGTAACCATCAATGATGTTGATACCATCCCAGTTTTTATAAAAAATATAAAACATAAATTTCTCTCTAACGATTTCGTCAACGAAAGAAGGTTATGGGTTAAATTTGAGTCAAAGTCAGTTATAAAAATAAGTATTTGTGGTAAACCTGCACGAATATCTCTTTCTGGGAAACAGGAGAAAGATGGCGTCCGTGGCGATGCGATTATTAAACATTTTAACGCAATAATACCAAAATATAAAACATCAGAAAAATATAAAAATTCATGGATACTAATGGATCGTGATACCCATGCTGATGATAATGCTGAACACTTATATCGCCATATTAAAATTAATCATCCCGAAATTAAAATGTTCTATGTACTAAGGTCTAGTTCTCATGACTGGACACGCCTAGAACAGGAAAATTTTTCTTTACTTGATTTCGGTAGTGAGGAACATAAATCTGCACTAGAAAGTTGCTCAAAAGTAATTAGTTCTCATGCGGATTATTGTGTGACTAATTTCCTTGGACCAAAAATGTTATCCGGTAGGCACTTTATTTTCTTACAACACGGAGTAACTAAAGATGACCTTTCTGGATGGCTAAATCAAAAAGAGAATATAGACTGTTTTATCACAGCATCGAAACCTGAGTTTGACTCTATTACCTCTAACAACTCGCAGTACAAGTTTGGTAAAAAAGAGGTTGTTCTTACCGGTTTTCCAAGGCATGATAAATTATTAAAATCAGTCTGGAATAGTAATAAGAAAATATTGATCATGCCTACATGGAGATCCTCTATTGTCGGAAAAGCAAATAAAGAAGGCTCAGAGAGGGAGCTTAATCCTCTTTTCATGAGTTCTTGTTATGCAAAGCATTGGTACAACCTACTCCATTCACCTGATTTATATCGGATCTATTTGAAATATGGCTATGAGGTAATTTTCTATCCTCATGTGAATATCTTGCCTTATCTGAGTAAATTTAATATCCCTGAATTTATAAAAGTTGGTAATCAAGACAATAAAGGAATGCAAGAGTTGTTCAATGAGGCTTCATTGTTAGTTACAGACTATTCTTCCGTTGCTTTTGATATGGCTGTGCAATCTAAACCAACAATTTATTATCAGTTTGACGAAGATACTGTTTTCCAAGGCTCCCATACGTATGCCAAAGGATATTATGATTATCGCAAGGATGGATTTGGCCCAGTAGTCACTAACAAGAATGATTTTTTCTTAGAGTTAAATATTCTTCTTAAAAATTCAGCAAAACCCTCGAAACAAATTAAGAAACGTATCAATGATACATTCCAAAATCGCGATGGGAATAACTGCGAGCGTGTTTTCAACGCTATTGAAGCGCTGGATAAGCCTTTGCCAACTGATTTTATAGATGTGGATATATTATTTGAATATGCTACTCATGCAAGTAATAGCAAAAACTGGAATCTTGCGCTTTCTCGCTGGTCATTAGTTTTAAATAGTGGGAATGAGCAGCAAAAAAATGAAGCAACAGTTCAAAAAATAGTTTCACTTAATAACCTTGGAAATATTAATTTAGCGCTGGAAGTAATTAATGAATATTATGGACACGATAAATCCATTTGGCCAGAGCCGGTACTTCGTGAATATGCTTTCATTCAGATGAAACTTCAACAATGGGAACTTTCCGCCGAATGCTGGGCAATGTTACCCAACCGTAGTAATGAAGACACTATTTATTTCCTGCAATCTATTGCAGAGCAATCAAACGCAGCAAAATTTGATCATATTTATAAAAGGCTAAACTTTGGTACTAGCGAAAAACATTCTTTGCTCAGTAAATCTTGGTATTATATCTGTCACGGCGAGTGGTCAAATACTATTGACCTTATAGAAAATAACTCTGTAGATTTTATTAATTGTGATTTTTCAAGATTACAAAGCTATATCATGCTAGCCCGCTGCAATAGAGAAATGGGTAACTATGACATCGCAAGGAAGAAACTTGAGTTAGCATCAAAAATACCAGGTGATAAAATAGCATTAAATTATGAAAATGCGAAAATTTCTTTCTTAGAAGAGAAATGGATTAAAGTAACCCAACAAATTAATAATAAAAATATTGATATAGTCTCTATATCTGATGAACTTATCATCACCTACATAAAAGGATTGCGCTTACAAGGAAATAATTCAGAAGCAGCAGTGGTTCTTGATAAACTCCCAATTAAAACTTTCGATAACCAAGAGTTTTTATTTGAACTAGGAGAAATTAACTACTTATTAAAAAAATGGGATGCTTCTGCTAAAGTCTGGTCAAAATTACTCACTAATTATGATATTGCAAACTACCGTTTAGCACATTCTTATAGAATGTTGGGAATGATAGAAGAAGCAATAACTTTAATCCAAAATTCTAAAAATAGGTTCCCAGACAGTATAGATGAATGGATTTTGAGAGCCGAATTAGCTCAACTTTGTTGCAAATGGGATGAAGCAATTCACTGTTGGTCGTCAATACTTCATTATTACCCTGATAACGCTCCGCAAGACAGTTGGTCAAGGCTTCA
- a CDS encoding capsule biosynthesis protein CapC gives MKKIKKFLKSPGVFFRDYFNKKYPIIRNEVFCPEIEEEILIRHDLSMEKLIHIDFPIDVVFTWVDDSDIEWQQRYQKYKSLTDSNTLGKHATDKARFSNHDELRYSIKSVELYLPWVRHIYIVTDNQRPQWLQTDERIKIVDHGEIIESHYLPTFNSHVIEAYLHKIPGLAEHFIYFNDDVFVARPLPAGHFFKGNGLASLFLSQKSLTNMQARGTDTPTLSASHNAVEIFDKDFQIAIDTPLVHTYVPLRKSIFEKSWKLYEYEIRKFLPNKFRTNNDMNLATFFVPWMSYIQGEATPVRDICYYFNIRSTAARSSFKALKIAKKEGCMPHSFCANDFNTQKAPFANYKSLLNTELKYHFESEK, from the coding sequence ATGAAAAAAATTAAAAAATTCCTTAAAAGTCCTGGGGTATTCTTTCGTGACTATTTTAATAAAAAATACCCTATAATTAGAAATGAAGTTTTTTGTCCAGAAATTGAAGAAGAAATTCTTATCCGTCATGATCTGTCAATGGAAAAATTAATTCATATCGATTTTCCTATAGATGTCGTTTTTACATGGGTCGATGATTCTGACATCGAGTGGCAACAGCGCTATCAAAAATATAAAAGCCTTACTGACTCAAATACTCTTGGTAAACACGCAACAGATAAGGCCAGATTTAGTAATCATGATGAATTACGATACTCTATTAAAAGTGTAGAACTATACCTACCTTGGGTTCGGCACATTTATATTGTCACAGATAACCAACGCCCTCAATGGCTACAAACTGACGAACGCATAAAAATAGTTGACCATGGCGAAATAATTGAAAGCCACTATCTACCAACCTTTAACTCACATGTCATAGAGGCGTATTTACATAAAATTCCAGGGTTAGCTGAGCATTTTATTTACTTCAACGATGATGTGTTTGTTGCAAGACCATTGCCTGCTGGGCATTTTTTTAAAGGTAATGGTCTTGCCTCATTATTTCTCTCCCAAAAAAGCTTAACCAACATGCAAGCTAGGGGAACTGATACTCCCACACTATCAGCCTCGCATAATGCAGTAGAAATTTTTGACAAAGATTTTCAGATAGCAATTGATACACCGCTAGTTCATACCTATGTCCCACTCAGGAAGAGTATTTTCGAAAAAAGTTGGAAGCTTTATGAATATGAAATAAGAAAATTTTTACCCAATAAATTCAGAACAAATAATGATATGAATCTCGCGACTTTCTTCGTCCCTTGGATGTCCTATATTCAAGGTGAGGCCACTCCAGTACGGGATATTTGCTACTATTTTAATATTAGGTCTACCGCTGCAAGAAGTAGTTTTAAGGCATTGAAGATTGCTAAAAAAGAGGGGTGTATGCCTCATTCATTTTGTGCTAATGATTTTAATACTCAGAAAGCACCGTTTGCAAACTATAAGTCATTATTAAATACCGAACTTAAATATCATTTTGAATCAGAGAAATAA
- a CDS encoding ABC transporter ATP-binding protein — protein sequence MIRIENLTKSYRTPAGRHYVFKNLHVEFPANKSVALIGRNGSGKSTLLRVIGGIDRPDSGKVITDKTISWPVGLAGGFQGSLTGRENVKFVARLYATDRELREKVAFVEEFAELGKYFDMPIKTYSSGMKSRLGFGLSMAFKFDYYLVDEVTAVGDARFKQKCADLFKSRHQESSFLMVSHSLGSLKEFCDAALFIGRDNQVKYFESVDEAIAVYKVDEGI from the coding sequence ATGATCAGAATTGAAAATCTAACCAAATCTTATCGTACCCCTGCTGGGCGCCATTATGTTTTTAAAAATCTGCATGTCGAGTTTCCTGCTAATAAAAGTGTGGCCTTAATTGGTCGCAATGGTTCAGGTAAATCAACGTTATTACGTGTCATCGGTGGTATCGACCGGCCTGATAGCGGCAAAGTTATTACCGATAAAACGATCTCCTGGCCAGTAGGACTAGCAGGTGGATTCCAAGGGAGTTTGACCGGGCGTGAAAACGTTAAGTTTGTCGCCCGCCTGTATGCAACAGACCGTGAATTACGAGAGAAAGTAGCCTTTGTTGAAGAGTTCGCCGAACTCGGCAAATACTTTGATATGCCAATCAAAACCTACTCTTCCGGCATGAAATCCCGCCTGGGTTTTGGCCTGAGCATGGCATTTAAGTTTGATTACTATCTGGTGGACGAAGTCACCGCTGTAGGGGATGCGCGCTTTAAACAAAAATGTGCAGACCTGTTCAAATCCCGCCACCAGGAATCAAGCTTTCTTATGGTTTCCCATAGCCTCGGTTCACTGAAAGAGTTCTGCGATGCCGCGCTATTTATTGGCCGAGATAATCAGGTGAAATATTTCGAGTCAGTAGATGAAGCGATTGCGGTTTATAAAGTGGATGAAGGGATATAG
- a CDS encoding ABC transporter permease — protein sequence MARSGFEVQKAAVNALFLREIKTRFGKYRLGYLWAALEPMAHMLMLLGIFGYIMQRTMPDISFPVFLINGIVPYFVFINISNRSIGAIEANQGLFNYRPVRPIDTIIARAVLESLIYAVVYILLMAIVGLLGEEFEVINLISLVLVWLMLIIFSCGVGLSFMVIGKTFPETEKFLPILLKPLYFISCIMFPLHSIPKDYWPYLLWNPLVHVVELCREAVVPGYVSEGANLYYLAFCTLVSLFVGLVLYRNGEEAMLTS from the coding sequence ATGGCTCGTAGTGGTTTCGAAGTACAAAAAGCTGCCGTTAACGCTTTGTTTCTAAGGGAAATTAAAACTAGATTTGGCAAGTATCGGCTGGGTTATCTTTGGGCGGCGCTAGAGCCTATGGCTCACATGCTCATGCTACTAGGCATTTTCGGCTACATTATGCAGCGTACCATGCCAGATATTTCCTTCCCGGTTTTTCTGATTAATGGGATTGTTCCCTACTTCGTATTCATTAATATCAGTAACCGGTCGATTGGTGCTATAGAAGCCAACCAAGGCTTATTTAACTATCGTCCGGTAAGGCCGATAGACACCATCATTGCCCGCGCTGTTTTAGAATCATTAATTTATGCGGTAGTTTACATCTTACTGATGGCGATCGTCGGCCTGCTTGGCGAGGAGTTTGAAGTCATTAACCTTATTTCGCTGGTTCTAGTCTGGTTAATGCTAATCATTTTCTCCTGCGGCGTCGGTCTGAGTTTTATGGTGATAGGAAAAACCTTCCCCGAAACCGAGAAGTTTCTACCCATTCTGTTAAAACCGCTCTACTTTATTTCCTGCATTATGTTTCCGCTCCATTCAATTCCAAAGGATTACTGGCCGTACTTACTGTGGAATCCGTTAGTCCATGTCGTTGAGCTATGCCGTGAAGCCGTCGTTCCGGGTTATGTCAGTGAAGGTGCCAACTTATACTATCTGGCCTTCTGTACGTTGGTCAGTCTGTTTGTTGGGCTTGTGTTGTACCGTAACGGTGAAGAGGCGATGCTAACCTCATGA
- a CDS encoding MacB family efflux pump subunit (with MacA is involved in the export of macrolide), whose amino-acid sequence MPDLNHSKILLQLDNVSREFINGEQTVQVLKNINLTIYSGEMVAIVGASGSGKSTLMNILGCLDKPSAGEYLVAGRIPQHLDRDALAELRREHFGFIFQRYHLLNDLSARENVEIPAIYAGINREERQKRAASLLSRLGLAERLDYRPSQLSGGQQQRVSIARALMNGGEVILADEPTGALDTHSGNEVLNILKDLHQQGHTVVIVTHDMSIAEHAQRIIELRDGEVIADRQMQSTKSVSTATVEQEPDIASKPLLTSWKAQRDRLQEAFKMAILAMAAQRLRTVLTMLGIIIGIASVVSVVALGKGSQQQVLANINAMGTSTLEIFPGKDFGDMRSAAIHTLRATDADALAQQGYIHSVTPTVSTSTTLRYGNKSVSGTVNGVGEQYFLVRGYNINQGMAFNRASVDGLMQEAVIDENTRDKLFAQGENPIGKVILLGALPCRVIGVAAKKQSGFGSDENLNVWIPYTTAMKRMLGQSYLKSITVRVNDDIDLANAEQGVTKLLTQRHGTQDFFVMNTDSIRQTIKKTTSTMTLLVSMIAVISLIVGGIGVMNIMLVSVTERTKEIGVRMAVGARASDIMQQFLIEAVLVCLLGGGLGVILSLAIGLIFSQFSSNFSMVYSTTSIMMAFICSSLIGIIFGFFPAKRAAEMDPIRALERE is encoded by the coding sequence ATGCCAGACCTCAACCACAGTAAGATCTTACTTCAGCTTGATAATGTCAGCCGTGAATTTATTAATGGCGAACAGACGGTTCAAGTGCTGAAAAATATCAATCTAACTATTTACAGCGGAGAAATGGTGGCGATTGTTGGCGCATCAGGCTCCGGTAAATCAACGCTAATGAATATTCTCGGTTGTCTGGATAAACCCAGCGCAGGCGAATATCTGGTCGCTGGCCGGATCCCACAACATTTGGACCGTGATGCGCTCGCCGAACTGCGCCGTGAACATTTTGGCTTTATCTTTCAGCGCTACCATCTGCTAAATGATTTGAGTGCGCGGGAGAATGTGGAAATTCCGGCAATTTACGCCGGTATCAATCGCGAGGAACGTCAAAAGCGAGCCGCCAGCCTGTTGTCTCGCCTCGGTCTGGCCGAGCGGCTGGATTATCGCCCAAGCCAGCTTTCCGGGGGGCAGCAGCAGCGGGTCAGTATTGCCAGAGCACTAATGAACGGCGGGGAAGTTATTCTGGCCGACGAGCCCACCGGAGCACTTGATACTCACAGTGGTAATGAAGTCTTAAATATCCTGAAAGACTTACACCAGCAAGGCCACACCGTGGTAATTGTCACCCACGATATGTCGATTGCAGAACATGCGCAGCGAATTATTGAATTGAGAGATGGCGAGGTCATTGCTGACCGACAAATGCAGTCGACAAAATCAGTAAGTACAGCAACCGTCGAACAAGAACCAGACATTGCCAGTAAACCACTACTCACCTCGTGGAAAGCGCAGCGCGACCGCCTACAAGAAGCGTTTAAAATGGCAATACTGGCGATGGCCGCACAGCGTTTGCGCACCGTACTGACCATGCTGGGGATTATTATTGGCATTGCCTCGGTGGTATCGGTGGTGGCACTAGGAAAAGGTTCGCAACAACAGGTTTTGGCGAATATCAACGCGATGGGGACCAGCACGCTGGAGATTTTCCCTGGCAAGGATTTTGGTGATATGCGCTCAGCGGCAATCCATACTCTACGGGCGACCGATGCGGATGCCCTGGCACAACAAGGTTATATTCACAGCGTGACACCAACGGTTTCGACCAGCACCACGCTACGTTATGGTAATAAATCGGTCAGTGGCACCGTCAATGGGGTCGGTGAGCAATATTTTCTGGTGCGTGGCTACAATATCAACCAGGGAATGGCCTTTAACCGCGCTAGCGTCGATGGCCTGATGCAAGAGGCAGTCATTGATGAAAACACCCGCGATAAGCTGTTTGCCCAAGGCGAAAACCCCATCGGAAAAGTTATCTTACTTGGCGCTCTGCCCTGCCGCGTGATTGGTGTGGCGGCCAAGAAACAAAGTGGTTTTGGTAGCGACGAGAACCTCAATGTGTGGATCCCCTATACGACGGCGATGAAACGTATGCTCGGCCAATCTTATCTAAAGAGTATTACCGTGCGGGTGAACGATGATATTGACCTGGCGAATGCTGAACAGGGTGTAACAAAATTGCTCACTCAACGTCACGGGACACAGGATTTCTTCGTGATGAATACCGACAGTATCCGTCAAACCATTAAGAAGACCACCTCAACCATGACATTGCTGGTATCAATGATTGCGGTTATTTCCTTGATCGTTGGTGGTATTGGAGTGATGAATATTATGTTGGTATCGGTCACCGAACGTACTAAAGAAATAGGTGTGCGGATGGCGGTTGGTGCCCGTGCCAGCGATATTATGCAGCAGTTTTTGATAGAGGCGGTATTAGTGTGCTTATTGGGCGGTGGCCTTGGCGTAATATTATCGCTAGCAATCGGCCTGATATTCAGTCAGTTCAGTAGTAACTTTTCAATGGTTTATTCAACAACATCCATCATGATGGCCTTTATATGTTCTAGTTTGATTGGGATTATTTTTGGTTTTTTCCCTGCCAAACGGGCAGCCGAGATGGACCCTATCAGGGCTTTAGAGCGGGAGTGA
- a CDS encoding efflux RND transporter periplasmic adaptor subunit → MQQVTRSKRRFIGLAVLLLIAGGVLLFRLISPADKPAYITAAAETRTLEQTVLADGTIKAQKQVTVGAQVSGQIKALHVTLGQQVEKGQLVAEIDDLTQQNTLKDAEEALKNVLAQRAAKVATQKNNLLTYQRQQQILAKGLGVRADFDSAKATLESTQAEITALDAQIAQAEIAVSTAKLNLGYTKISSPITGTVVAIPVEEGQTVNAVQSAPTIIKVAQLDTMTIEAQISEADVVKVKAGMPVYFTILGEPEERFSATLRAIEPAPDSINDETTTTSSSSSSSSSSSSTAIYYNGLFDVANPNGALRISMTAQVYIVLNKAENAIVIPATALNNVKGKYQVQVVSNNGNIGWREVTVGLNNNVDAQILSGLQAGEQVIVSQGSSTTANNKAQRMGPPMGM, encoded by the coding sequence ATGCAACAGGTTACAAGGTCGAAACGACGCTTTATCGGGCTGGCTGTACTGCTGCTGATAGCGGGCGGCGTGCTGCTATTCAGATTGATTTCACCGGCGGATAAACCCGCTTACATCACCGCCGCCGCCGAAACTCGCACTCTGGAACAAACTGTCTTGGCTGATGGCACCATCAAGGCACAAAAACAAGTCACTGTTGGGGCTCAGGTTTCAGGGCAAATCAAAGCGCTCCATGTCACCCTAGGACAGCAGGTTGAGAAAGGCCAGTTAGTGGCTGAAATTGATGACCTGACTCAGCAAAATACCCTGAAAGATGCCGAAGAAGCGCTGAAAAATGTGCTCGCCCAACGAGCGGCGAAAGTGGCAACACAGAAAAACAACCTATTGACCTACCAACGGCAGCAGCAAATTTTGGCCAAAGGTCTCGGCGTACGCGCTGATTTTGATAGCGCCAAAGCCACATTAGAAAGCACTCAGGCGGAAATTACTGCGCTCGATGCCCAGATTGCACAGGCGGAAATTGCCGTCAGTACCGCCAAACTCAATCTTGGGTACACTAAAATCAGCTCACCCATCACAGGTACAGTGGTGGCAATCCCGGTTGAAGAGGGGCAAACCGTCAACGCAGTACAAAGTGCGCCAACGATTATCAAAGTCGCTCAGCTCGACACCATGACGATAGAAGCACAAATTTCTGAGGCTGACGTGGTGAAAGTTAAAGCCGGTATGCCGGTTTACTTCACTATTTTAGGTGAGCCGGAAGAACGATTCAGTGCCACGCTGCGGGCAATAGAACCGGCGCCTGATTCGATCAACGATGAAACCACCACCACCTCATCCAGCTCAAGTAGCAGCTCCAGCTCCAGTAGCACTGCCATTTATTATAACGGCCTGTTTGATGTTGCTAACCCAAATGGCGCGTTACGAATTTCAATGACCGCGCAGGTCTACATCGTGCTCAACAAAGCCGAGAACGCCATCGTTATCCCCGCAACCGCATTAAACAACGTAAAAGGAAAGTATCAGGTCCAAGTGGTGAGCAACAACGGCAACATCGGTTGGCGTGAAGTGACCGTTGGGCTAAATAACAATGTTGATGCACAGATCCTCTCAGGCCTGCAAGCCGGAGAACAGGTGATCGTCAGCCAAGGCAGCAGTACCACCGCCAACAATAAGGCCCAACGTATGGGGCCACCGATGGGGATGTAA
- a CDS encoding DNA-binding response regulator — protein sequence MKILLVDDDVELGTMLREYLSGEGFNAELVLTGKAGIAAALSGDYTALILDIMLPDMSGIDVLRQVRKKSRLPIIMLTAKGDNIDRVIGLEMGADDYMPKPCYPRELVARLRAVLRRFDEHPEVPSADDSIISHGDLTLNPSTRSSEWQGKPFDLTASEFNLLELLLRSPERVVTKDELSDKGLGRPREAYDRSVDVHISNIRQKLAALPGNNLNIETVRSIGYRIR from the coding sequence ATGAAGATTTTGTTAGTCGATGATGATGTGGAACTGGGCACTATGCTGAGAGAATACCTGAGCGGTGAGGGCTTTAATGCCGAATTGGTATTAACCGGTAAAGCGGGTATTGCCGCAGCCTTATCTGGAGACTATACCGCCTTGATCCTCGATATTATGTTGCCTGATATGAGTGGTATTGATGTTTTGCGGCAAGTGCGTAAAAAAAGTCGCTTACCGATCATTATGTTAACCGCTAAAGGGGATAATATTGACCGGGTTATCGGTCTGGAAATGGGGGCAGATGACTATATGCCTAAACCCTGTTATCCCCGCGAGCTAGTCGCCCGCTTGCGCGCAGTATTGCGCCGCTTTGATGAACATCCTGAGGTGCCGTCAGCCGATGACAGTATCATCAGCCATGGCGACCTCACACTCAACCCGTCAACGCGCAGCAGTGAATGGCAGGGTAAACCGTTTGATCTGACTGCATCGGAATTTAACTTGTTGGAACTGCTGTTGCGTTCACCAGAGCGGGTGGTTACCAAAGATGAGTTATCCGATAAAGGATTAGGCCGACCACGGGAAGCCTATGACCGCAGTGTTGATGTGCATATCAGCAATATACGTCAAAAACTTGCAGCCCTGCCGGGGAACAATCTGAATATTGAAACGGTACGTAGTATTGGTTATCGCATCAGATAA